In the genome of Cryptomeria japonica chromosome 8, Sugi_1.0, whole genome shotgun sequence, one region contains:
- the LOC131079541 gene encoding uncharacterized protein LOC131079541 isoform X1 — translation MKPQRVRCKSLKCEKSTIDWMPFVLDGAKISKSVPENVNILAIEINSSTPRGPSAQLASATAPTWTTIPFTVVSEDIKEASSISKIKESERATDIKLDVESRRLYAC, via the exons ATGAAGCCTCAGAGAGTGAGG TGTAAAAGTTTGAAATGCGAGAAATCAACAATAGATTGGATGCCCTTTGTGTTGGACGGTGCTAAAATCTCAAAAAGCGTCCCAGAAAATGTTAACATACTTGCCATAGAG atTAATTCCTCAACACCTAGAGGGCCATCTGCACAG TTGGCCTCAGCAACTGCTCCTACCTGGACAACAATTCCCTTCACAGTAGTGAGTGAAGATATCAAAGAGGCATCATCCATTTCAAAAATTAAAGAATCTGAAAGAGCTACAGACATAAAATTGGATGTCGAGTCACGAAGGTTATATGCTTGCTAG
- the LOC131079541 gene encoding uncharacterized protein LOC131079541 isoform X3 has product MKPQRVRCKSLKCEKSTIDWMPFVLDGAKISKSVPENVNILAIEINSSTPRGPSAQVFFNSIGLSNCSYLDNNSLHSSE; this is encoded by the exons ATGAAGCCTCAGAGAGTGAGG TGTAAAAGTTTGAAATGCGAGAAATCAACAATAGATTGGATGCCCTTTGTGTTGGACGGTGCTAAAATCTCAAAAAGCGTCCCAGAAAATGTTAACATACTTGCCATAGAG atTAATTCCTCAACACCTAGAGGGCCATCTGCACAGGTATTTTTTAATTCAA TTGGCCTCAGCAACTGCTCCTACCTGGACAACAATTCCCTTCACAGTAGTGAGTGA
- the LOC131079541 gene encoding uncharacterized protein LOC131079541 isoform X2 produces the protein MPFVLDGAKISKSVPENVNILAIEINSSTPRGPSAQLASATAPTWTTIPFTVVSEDIKEASSISKIKESERATDIKLDVESRRLYAC, from the exons ATGCCCTTTGTGTTGGACGGTGCTAAAATCTCAAAAAGCGTCCCAGAAAATGTTAACATACTTGCCATAGAG atTAATTCCTCAACACCTAGAGGGCCATCTGCACAG TTGGCCTCAGCAACTGCTCCTACCTGGACAACAATTCCCTTCACAGTAGTGAGTGAAGATATCAAAGAGGCATCATCCATTTCAAAAATTAAAGAATCTGAAAGAGCTACAGACATAAAATTGGATGTCGAGTCACGAAGGTTATATGCTTGCTAG